The genomic segment ACCCCGGACACCGTCGATGAGTGACCGGCCGGTGGACGAAGGCCCCGCAGAGCACGAGCCCGCGCGTGAGCCTGAGCACGAGCCCGCGCGCGAGCCCGCGCGCGAGCCCGCGCGCGAGCCGGAAGGCGTGCCCGACCGCCTGCCCACGCCCGAGCCCGGTGGCCCTGCCCCCGCCGGCTGCCCCGCGCACGGCGCGCCCGCCGCCCCCGAACTCTTCACCTGGGAGTTCGCCACCGACCCGTACCCGGCGTACGCCTGGCTCCGGGAGCACAGCCCGGTGCACCGCACCACGCTGCCCAGCGGGGTCGAGGCCTGGCTGGTCACCCGGTACGCCGACGCGCGGCAGGCGCTCGCCGACAACCGGCTCTCCAAGAACCCGGTCCACCACGCCGGGTCGGCACACGCCAAGGGGAAGACCGGGATCCCGGGGGAGCGCAAGGCCGAGCTGATGACCCATCTGCTCAACATCGACCCGCCCGACCACACCCGGCTGCGCCGGCTCGTGTCGAAGGCGTTCACCCCGCGCCGGGTCGCGGAGTTCGCGCCCCGCGTGCAGGAGCTGACGGACCGGCTCATCGACCGGTTCGCGGCCGGGGGCACCGCCGACCTCATCCACGACTTCGCGTTCCCGCTCCCCATCTACGCCATCTGCGACCTGCTCGGAGTGCCCGAGGAGGACCAGGACGACTTCCGGGACTGGGCGGGGATGATGATCCGCCACGGCGGCGGACCGCGCGGCGGAGTGGCGCGCTCGGTGAAGCGGATGCGCGCCTACCTCGCCGAACTCATCCACCGCAAGCGGGAGAACCCGGGCGACGACCTGATCTCCGAACTCATCCGGACCAGCGACCA from the Streptomyces sp. NBC_01335 genome contains:
- a CDS encoding cytochrome P450, yielding MSDRPVDEGPAEHEPAREPEHEPAREPAREPAREPEGVPDRLPTPEPGGPAPAGCPAHGAPAAPELFTWEFATDPYPAYAWLREHSPVHRTTLPSGVEAWLVTRYADARQALADNRLSKNPVHHAGSAHAKGKTGIPGERKAELMTHLLNIDPPDHTRLRRLVSKAFTPRRVAEFAPRVQELTDRLIDRFAAGGTADLIHDFAFPLPIYAICDLLGVPEEDQDDFRDWAGMMIRHGGGPRGGVARSVKRMRAYLAELIHRKRENPGDDLISELIRTSDHGEHLTENEAAAMAFILLFAGFETTVNLIGNGTYSLLRHPEERARLEASLAAGEEELLATGIEELLRFDGPVELATWRYATEPLAIGGEEIAAGDPVLVVLAAADRDPARFEDPDRLDLARRDNQHLGYGHGIHYCVGAPLARLEGRTALATLLKRLPDLRLAGETADLRWRGGLIMRGLRTLPVEFTPRPALGKSDAPSTL